The Methanothermobacter sp. genome includes a window with the following:
- a CDS encoding U32 family peptidase, which produces MEIPELLAPAGSPDSFRVAINAGADAVYLSGKDFGARHYAENFSLQEIHEAVEYAHLHDRNVYVTVNTLLRDSELSDVAEYLQELSSAGADAVIIQDPALLVLRDELSIDLPFHASTQMTIHNRAGIRWAEQMGLERVILARELSIDEVSALAAESDVELEVFIHGALCYSYSGQCLLSSFIGGRSGNRGRCAQPCRKRYELIQLKPSERRVPLREEYLLSTRDISAYMHLQELVEAGVQSLKIEGRMRSPEYVATTVSVYRRALDEIKSGGWKPSEKEFDKLRLTFNRTLTGGHLFREDFMGREYPGDRGLPVGHVERYEGGRAHIRITSRIKPEAGDGLFFQGTGKGMYVHDHRYDGGLLSVPSGPVKEGALVYLTGRKSLQKFTEKLRRSSPGKCWDIELKFTADKDGMVDLTAEWMMNGLRLRESVETQFERALKRPLNEDTIKNHLLRVGDKPFRLTLTEFRYPGGLFYPLSRLNALRRELLMRVERRILRERRPHYHHPKPASHHPDRRLPEAPCISVYVEDLKAMKSALRAGAGRVYLEPQVHGDFRICDDDDIISVLERASEVSSRYGAEAVWKWPDITHDWLFERLLEIEGDLSMDLMVGGYGIPDLINCDVKVYGSPALNIFNSRSAALLSGKFHLLTLSPELSWNDLQRIQVPAEIIVHGNLTAMVTRDNLWKLAPPDFDTSTGSRWGIMDSRGAVFPINQLLGCETVIMNSRETCLIDFLPSLPDAGFRNFSIDCRIQSPERTRLLVESYVSALESPERIPDIKERIVMESPAGVTASHFRRGLAE; this is translated from the coding sequence AATACGCCCATCTACATGATAGAAATGTGTATGTAACTGTAAATACCCTCCTAAGGGACTCTGAACTTTCAGATGTTGCTGAATACCTCCAGGAGCTCTCCAGTGCAGGTGCAGACGCTGTGATCATACAGGACCCCGCACTCCTGGTTCTGAGGGATGAGTTATCCATTGACCTCCCATTCCATGCCTCAACCCAGATGACCATACACAACAGGGCGGGGATAAGATGGGCAGAGCAGATGGGCCTTGAGAGGGTTATACTTGCAAGGGAGCTCTCCATTGATGAAGTCAGTGCCCTTGCGGCTGAATCAGACGTGGAGCTTGAGGTTTTCATACATGGAGCCCTGTGCTACAGTTACTCTGGCCAGTGCCTTCTATCCTCATTTATAGGTGGTAGAAGCGGCAACAGGGGCCGGTGCGCCCAGCCATGCAGGAAGAGGTATGAACTCATCCAGTTAAAACCCTCAGAGAGGAGGGTGCCACTGAGGGAGGAGTACCTCCTATCCACAAGGGACATCTCAGCCTACATGCACCTTCAGGAACTGGTTGAAGCCGGAGTCCAATCCCTGAAGATAGAGGGGCGGATGAGGTCCCCTGAATACGTTGCCACCACAGTGAGCGTCTACAGAAGAGCCCTTGATGAGATAAAGAGTGGTGGGTGGAAGCCGTCAGAGAAGGAGTTTGATAAACTCAGGCTTACCTTCAACAGGACACTCACAGGAGGTCACCTCTTCAGGGAGGACTTCATGGGACGGGAATACCCTGGTGACAGGGGCCTCCCGGTGGGCCATGTTGAAAGGTACGAAGGTGGCAGGGCCCATATAAGGATAACCTCCCGTATAAAGCCAGAAGCCGGTGATGGCCTCTTTTTCCAGGGTACAGGTAAAGGAATGTATGTCCATGACCATAGATACGATGGCGGATTACTCTCCGTTCCTTCAGGACCTGTAAAAGAGGGTGCACTGGTTTACCTTACAGGGAGGAAGAGCCTCCAGAAATTCACTGAAAAACTCAGAAGATCATCTCCAGGAAAGTGCTGGGATATTGAACTGAAATTCACTGCAGATAAAGATGGTATGGTGGATCTAACCGCAGAATGGATGATGAATGGGTTGCGGCTAAGGGAATCAGTTGAAACACAGTTTGAGAGGGCCCTCAAAAGACCCCTCAATGAGGATACAATAAAGAATCACCTGCTGAGGGTCGGAGATAAACCCTTCAGACTTACCTTAACTGAATTCAGATACCCTGGGGGACTATTCTACCCCCTAAGTCGCCTCAACGCCCTCAGAAGGGAACTTCTGATGAGGGTCGAAAGAAGGATACTCAGAGAGAGAAGACCCCACTATCACCATCCCAAACCTGCATCTCATCACCCTGACAGGAGACTTCCAGAGGCCCCCTGTATATCAGTCTATGTTGAGGACCTCAAGGCAATGAAATCCGCCCTCAGGGCCGGTGCAGGTAGGGTTTACCTGGAACCCCAGGTTCATGGTGACTTCAGGATCTGTGATGATGATGACATCATCAGTGTTCTGGAGAGGGCCTCCGAGGTTTCATCCAGATACGGTGCTGAGGCTGTATGGAAGTGGCCTGACATAACCCATGACTGGCTCTTTGAAAGGCTCCTTGAAATTGAAGGGGACCTCTCCATGGACCTCATGGTGGGTGGTTACGGTATCCCTGACCTGATAAACTGTGATGTGAAGGTGTATGGATCACCCGCCCTCAACATTTTCAACAGCCGATCAGCGGCCCTCCTATCAGGCAAGTTCCACCTCCTGACCCTCTCACCTGAACTATCATGGAATGATCTCCAGAGGATTCAGGTCCCCGCTGAAATCATCGTGCATGGGAACCTTACCGCAATGGTGACCCGGGACAACCTCTGGAAACTTGCACCCCCTGACTTTGATACATCCACCGGTTCCAGGTGGGGGATCATGGACAGTAGGGGCGCTGTATTTCCCATAAATCAGCTGCTGGGCTGTGAAACGGTAATCATGAATTCAAGGGAGACCTGCCTCATTGACTTTTTACCCTCCCTTCCTGATGCAGGCTTCAGGAACTTCTCCATCGACTGCCGTATTCAATCCCCAGAGAGGACCAGGTTGCTTGTTGAATCATATGTGAGTGCCCTCGAATCACCCGAAAGGATACCTGATATCAAGGAGCGCATTGTAATGGAAAGTCCCGCAGGGGTAACGGCATCACACTTCAGGAGGGGTCTTGCGGAATAA